The proteins below are encoded in one region of Brassica napus cultivar Da-Ae chromosome A6, Da-Ae, whole genome shotgun sequence:
- the LOC106430794 gene encoding uncharacterized protein LOC106430794 → MDTNHGDPPPISFPDRMFAMGDEPLGIRVTPYHKPSCISKILNALDEEELRFVRESPFGKLVEISEKPSFSGRIGRLLFSRLLKIRKKHEAWFLFAGKPIRFSIREFALVTGLNCRRYPPHSKKRSKKILSEKPYWGELFGAMTEVTVSSVVTMLKKKTVTDRGMRIKYALLSLLSAVILPTSHNPRILHAAAERIKDLDQFLAYPWGRQSFDMLMDSIKERNEISLSQNTIAFKGFVMSIQLVLIEAVPSLMGVVRDGASSGSESESEADEESGLVEREGKISINTGHIRSIDAACKVNVVSIISDGVDLPNFKPGVESEDEEDVLVDNLVKAAREGFSFSNSNFKGGATKADVSRMRDEAIKENNNRKTARANRKLPATEGVDAEYVASIVKNSLSADLSNMGDQIKDLALSLCNSQNLFQKKMEDFMRISQKEILDTMTKYCTRSHARPPVDCPPDNTGESNLPERDSNPFVVSDIIQEAMRFANKESAHTRQESRENVVGGQRGHPCDEDIFSEPLRSEEHEAMDHGVGDELNPNHGDREEDPLVAYMFNGEADDIGDVGACQDPITNSNVHGENAVEQVIAPPFNRSETIIEDPTNVVNANQEAVTTGLSFPDPSFSIGLTQMNKSNAQDVDHVVHPKNLEEPLPESNVDKDAPILNRKSKRAKVVPRNLVGDYQCDKRFLTRAWESFVNAICSTPSIDYAAKFALLLEVLGGSPFVIDFGGITVESSELSAIVDRSSHLPSTMMDVLIHHTRYVFLSNAEQMHSKNCVFLDTKFVSLLSKSFTKFSKTAKKDNFRFPPALCSFVAADLPIAEVNRFYFPFNFDKQHWVGVCVDVSLAQVIVLDCNTSLKTEAMVAADLRPITQMFPFIIRQAGKQVTAKEMKPLSIDRPRAVPQNNNLYESGITSVLLIQAHAVGGVDVCKCINREVLDTEVQRVAVMMYEENVAPL, encoded by the exons ATGGACACAAATCACGGCGATCCGCCTCCAATCTCCTTCCCGGACAGAATGTTTGCAATGGGCGATGAACCACTGGGCATTAGGGTAACACCCTATCACAAACCCTCTTGCATTTCTAAGATTCTAAACGCTCTAGATGAAGAAGAGTTACGGTTTGTTAGAGAATCTCCATTCGGTAAACTCGTTGAAATCTCTGAGAAACCTTCCTTTTCTGGCCGTATTGGGCGCCTATTGTTTTCTCGTCTACTGAAGATCCGGAAAAAGCATGAAGCGTGGTTTCTTTTTGCCGGGAAACCAATAAGATTCTCAATCAGAGAATTCGCACTAGTCACCGGCCTCAATTGCCGCAGATACCCACCGCACAGCAAGAAGAGGAGCAAGAAGATCTTATCGGAGAAGCCGTACTGGGGGGAGCTTTTTGGGGCAATGACTGAAGTTACGGTCTCCTCTGTTGTAACAATGTTGAAAAAGAAGACTGTGACCGATAGAGGAATGAGGATTAAGTATGCACTTCTCTCATTGCTCTCAGCTGTAATACTACCAACATCCCACAACCCCCGCATTTTACATGCGGCTGCCGAGAGGATTAAAGATTTAGATCAGTTCCTTGCATATCCTTGGGGCCGTCAATCTTTCGATATGCTCATGGACAGTATCAAAGAGAGGAATGAAATATCTCTATCACAGAATACAATTGCGTTCAAAGGGTTTGTGATGTCGATTCAGCTTGTGCTAATCGAAGCTGTACCTTCCCTCATGGGCGTTGTTAGAGATGGAGCTTCCTCTGGTTCAGAATCAGAATCCGAAGCAGACGAAGAATCCGGTCTTGTTGAAAGGGAAGGGAAGATTAGTATTAACACAGGACACATTCGTTCCATTGATGCTGCTTGCAAG GTAAATGTTGTTTCTATCATATCTGATGGCGTTGACCTACCGAATTTCAAACCCGGCGTGGAGtcagaggacgaggaagatgtgCTTGTTGACAATCTTGTGAAGGCAGCTCGTGAAGGATTCTCTTTTTCCAACTCAAACTTCAAAGGTGGCGCGACCAAAGCTGATGTTAGCCGTATGCGTGACGAAGCCATCAAGGAGAACAACAACCGGAAAACCGCAAGAGCCAATCGGAAATTACCTGCGACAGAAGGTGTAGACGCTGAGTATGTTGCATCTATTGTTAAAAACAGCTTATCTGCAGATCTATCCAACATGGGTGATCAAATAAAGGACCTTGCTCTGTCTCTATGCAACTCGCAAAACCTTTTCCAGAAGAAGATGGAAGACTTTATGAGAATCTCACAGAAGGAAATCTTGGACACAATGACCAAGTACTGTACTCGGTCTCACGCTCGACCACCGGTTGACTGTCCACCCGATAACACTGGTGAATCAAATTTACCGGAAAGAGACTCGAACCCTTTCGTTGTGTCCGACATAATACAGGAAGCTATGCGATTTGCGAACAAGGAGTCAGCTCATACACGTCAA GAATCTCGAGAAAATGTGGTTGGTGGTCAAAGGGGACATCCTTGCGATGAG GATATTTTCTCCGAGCCTCTCAGGTCTGAAGAACATGAAGCTATGGATCACGGCGTAGGGGATGAGTTAAACCCGAATCACGGAGACCGGGAGGAG GACCCACTTGTAGCGTACATGTTCAACGGGGAGGCTGACGACATCGGGGATGTTGGGGCTTGTCAAGACCCCATAACAAACTCTAACGTCCACGGGGAAAACGCG GTGGAACAGGTAATTGCTCCTCCTTTTAACAGGAGCGAGACAATCATCGAGGATCCCACTAACGTCGTCAATGCTAATCAG GAAGCAGTCACTACTGGCCTGTCCTTCCCGGACCCCTCTTTTTCTATTGGCCTCACCCAAATGAACAAATCAAACGCTCAAGATGTGGATCATGTAGTACACCCAAAAAACCTGGAAGAGCCGTTACCGGAGTCCAACGTCGATAAAGATGCTCCGATACTCAACAGAAAAAGCAAGCGAGCCAAAGTTGTGCCAAGAAACCTTGTCGGGGATTACCAGTGCGACAAACGGTTCCTCACTCGTGCATGGGAATCGTTTGTCAATGCGATCTGCAGCACCCCAAGCATCGACTATGCCGCCAAATTTGCGTTGCTATTGGAAGTACTCGGCGGATCACCATT TGTTATCGATTTTGGTGGCATAACTGTCGAATCCAGTGAGTTGTCGGCAATTGTTGATAGGTCGTCTCATTTACCTTCCACG ATGATGGATGTGCTTATTCACCACACACGTTATGTATTTCTATCGAATGCAGAACAAATGCATTCGAAGAACTGTGTGTTCCTAGACACCAAGTTTGTGTCCCTCCTATCTAAATCATTTACCAAGTTCTCAAAGACGGCCAAGAAAGACAATTTCCGTTTCCCACCAGCTCTGTGCTCCTTTGTTGCTGCTGATCTCCCGATCGCTGAAGTTAATCGATTCTATTTCCCCTTCAATTTCGACAAACAGCACTGGGTGGGTGTGTGCGTCGACGTCTCCCTAGCCCAGGTGATAGTGCTTGACTGCAACACATCTTTGAAGACGGAGGCAATGGTGGCAGCAGACCTGCGTCCCATCACACAAATGTTCCCATTCATTATCAGACAAGCTGGAAAACAGGTGACTGCGAAGGAGATGAAGCCCCTTTCCATTGATAGGCCACGAGCGGTCCCTCAAAACAACAACTTGTATGAGTCCGGTATTACTTCTGTACTGCTTATCCAGGCTCATGCGGTGGGGGGTGTTGATGTATGCAAATGTATAAACCGAGAAGTCCTCGACACGGAGGTTCAACGGGTTGCGGTTATGATGTACGAGGAAAACGTAGCTCCTCTCTAA
- the LOC106430797 gene encoding uncharacterized protein LOC106430797, which yields MFGRLRPPPSSPDSLERYPAKIIKDDPLSVYESTLLKLKQGSRLDTVGPSPVTELENPPSSSDTQREAHDDVSLCNGSDDAIMGIDSGSCVKKKNPSVLSMFCRYKNQAQARNLSHTTTETESAL from the exons ATGTTTGGGAGGCTGAGACCGCCGCCATCTTCGCCGGACAGTCTAGAGAGATATCCAGCGAAGATCATTAAAGACGATCCTCTCTCAGTCTacg AGTCAACACTGCTTAAGCTTAAGCAAGGCTCAAGACTGGACACTGTTGGTCCTTCTCCAGTAACAGAGCTTGAGAATCCGCCTTCATCTTCAGATACACAGAGAGAAGCTCATGATGATGTGTCTCTGTGCAATGGCTCTGATGATGCAATAATGGGTATAGACTCGGGTTCTTGtgtaaagaagaagaatccGTCAGTGCTATCTATGTTTTGCAGGTACAAGAATCAAGCTCAGGCACGAAACTTGTCTCACACAACGACAGAGACTGAGAGTGCTTTGTAA
- the LOC106430802 gene encoding GDSL esterase/lipase At3g48460-like: MSPSISLILATAVSTAILFLSTISSAAPTSGVRRPFNRIYAFGDSFTDTGNSRSGEGPAGFGHLSSFPYGMTYFLRPTNRYSDGRLTIDFVAQSMNLPFLPPYLSLRSTNGSKGTAADSYGVNFAVSGATVIEHSFFSENNLTLDMTPQSIETELGWFEKYLETLETRDKVSLFNDSLFWIGEIGVNDYAYTVGSAVSSDTIRELSISTHTRFLETLLNKGVRYMLVQGHPATGCLTLTMTLAAQDDRDNLGCVKSVNNQSYTHNLALQSKLEELRIKYPNATIVYADYWNAYRKVIKNPSKYGISEKFKACCGIGEPYNFQVFDTCGSASATACKEPSRYINWDGVHLTEGMYKVMADMFLDGSFTRPKFSYLLNKKLNGL, translated from the exons ATGTCTCCCTCCATCTCCCTTATCCTCGCAACCGCTGTCTCCACCGCGATCCTCTTCTTATCCACAATCTCCTCCGCCGCACCAACTTCCGGTGTCCGCCGTCCATTCAACAGAATCTACGCGTTCGGCGACTCATTCACCGACACAGGAAACTCACGCTCCGGCGAAGGACCAGCCGGATTCGGACACTTGTCAAGCTTTCCCTACGGCATGACTTACTTCCTACGTCCAACAAACCGATACTCCGACGGTCGACTCACCATCGACTTCGTGGCACAGTCGATGAACTTACCGTTCCTGCCACCGTATCTCAGCCTCAGATCCACTAACGGTAGTAAAGGCACAGCTGCTGATAGTTACGGCGTTAACTTCGCCGTCTCTGGAGCAACGGTGATTGAACACTCTTTCTTCTCGGAGAATAATCTGACACTGGATATGACTCCTCAATCTATCGAGACGGAGCTTGGCTGGTTCGAGAAGTATTTAGAGACACTTGAAACTAGAGATAAGGTTTCGTTGTTTAATGATTCTCTCTTTTGGATCGGAGAAATTGGAGTAAACGACTATGCGTACACCGTTGGTTCTGCTGTCTCAAGCGACACAATAAGAGAACTCAGTATTTCAACACACACAAGGTTTTTGGAG ACATTGTTGAACAAAGGTGTAAGATATATGTTGGTACAAGGACATCCGGCAACTGGATGCTTGACGTTAACGATGACTCTGGCTGCGCAAGACGATCGAGACAATCTAGGATGTGTTAAGAGTGTCAATAATCAGAGCTACACTCACAATCTTGCACTGCAATCCAAACTTGAAGAACTTAG GATCAAGTATCCGAACGCCACAATAGTCTATGCAGACTACTGGAACGCGTACCGTAAGGTAATAAAGAACCCTAGTAAGTACGGTATCTCCGAAAAGTTCAAGGCGTGCTGCGGAATAGGAGAGCCGTATAACTTTCAAGTGTTTGACACGTGTGGGTCAGCTTCAGCCACGGCGTGTAAGGAACCGAGTCGTTACATTAACTGGGACGGAGTCCACTTGACCGAAGGCATGTATAAGGTTATGGCCGATATGTTTCTTGATGGCAGTTTCACTCGACCTAAGTTTAGTTACTTGTTGAACAAGAAACTAAACGGTTTATGA